A genomic stretch from Melospiza georgiana isolate bMelGeo1 chromosome 27, bMelGeo1.pri, whole genome shotgun sequence includes:
- the TAGLN gene encoding transgelin: MANVGPAYGMSRDVQSKIEKKYDDELEARLVEWIVAQCGDSVGRPERGRLGFQVWLKNGIVLSRLVNSLYPSGSKPVKIPDAPPTMVFKQMEQIAQFLKAAEDYGVVKTDIFQTVDLFEAKDMAAVQRTLMALGSLAVTKNDGNYHGDPNWFMKKAQEHKREFTESQLKEGKNIIGLQMGSNKGASQAGMSYGRPRQIIS, from the exons ATGGCAAACGTAGGGCCAGCCTATGGCATGAGCAGGGACGTGCAGTCCAAGATCGAGAAGAAGTACGACGACGAGCTGGAGGCCCGGCTGGTGGAGTGGATCGTGGCGCAGTGCGGGGATTCTGTGGGGCGCCCCGAGCGCGGCCGCCTGGGCTTCCAGGTCTGGCTGAAGAACGGCATC GTGCTCAGCAGGCTGGTGAACAGCCTCTACCCCTCTGGCTCCAAGCCCGTCAAGATCCCCGATGCGCCGCCCACCATGGTCTTCAAGCAgatggaacagattgcccagttCCTGAAGGCGGCCGAGGACTATGGAGTGGTCAAGACAGACATCTTCCAGACCGTGGACCTGTTTGAAG ccaagGACATGGCAGCGGTGCAGAGGACGCTGatggccctgggcagcctggcagtCACCAAGAACGACGGCAACTACCACGGGGACCCCAACTGGTTCATGAA GAAAGCTCAGGAGCACAAGCGGGAGTTCACCGAGAGCCAGCTGAAGGAGGGCAAGAACATCATCGGGCTACAGATGGGCAGCAACAAGGGAGCGTCACAGGCGGGCATGAGCTACGGCCGGCCCCGGCAGATCATCAGCTAG
- the SIDT2 gene encoding SID1 transmembrane family member 2 → MSGAAAAVLAWALLAGALLPPPPVRPQPQPLPHGDREVQEKEAQFNTTYSDWVHANLLNIYAFNHSVRRNRTEGVRVSVNVLSDQKDQPVLFVVRQKEAVVSFQVPLILRGLYQRKYAYQEVSRTLCQPQTKAEVETQHFYVDVSTLSLNTSYQLRVTRVENFVLRTNERFSFNATAAQPQYFKYEFPEDVDSVIVKVTSAMAFPCSVISIQDILCPVYDLDNNVAFIGMYQTMTKKAAITVQKKDFPSHSFYVVVVVKTEDEACGGALPYYPLSKNSSPDEPVDQHNRQKMLEVMVSPAITSEAYVRSVLFCLGIFLSFYILTLLIACWESCRQHKRKGLLAAMDSPSLDTASLLGHSRGIPDSFLNHGPYDSYGYGSFGNGSSSSTEGITDSLGSAEVSYSYVGERSLENVASRPRLDSLSSVEEDDYDTLADIDYDKNVIRTKQYLCVADLARKDKRVLRKKYQIYFWNIATIAVFYALPVIQLVITYQTVVNVTGNQDICYYNFLCAHPLGNLSAFNNILSNLGYVLLGLLFLLIILQREINYNRALLRNDAHALECGIPKHFGLFYAMGTALMMEGLLSACYHVCPNYTNFQFDTSFMYMIAGLCMLKLYQKRHPDINASAYSAYACLALVIFFSVVGVVFGKGNTAFWIVFSVIHIVATLLLSTQLYYMGRWKLDSGILRRILHVLYTDCVRQCSGPMYVDRMVLLVMGNIINWSLAAYGLIVRPNDFASYLLAIGICNLLLYFAFYIIMKLRSGERIKLIPLLCIISTSVVWGFALFFFFQGLSTWQKTPAESREHNRDCILLDFFDDHDIWHFLSSIAMFGSFLVLLTLDDDLDCVQRDKIYVF, encoded by the exons ATGTCGGGCGCCGCGGCGGCCGTGCTGGCCTGGGCGCTGCTGGCCGGGGCGCTGCTGCCCCCGCCGCCCGTccggccccagccccagcccctgccccacgGGGACCGCGAGGTGCAGGAGAAGGAAGCGCAGTTCAACACCACCTACAGCGACTGGGTGCACGCCAACCTGCTCAACATCTACGCCTTCAACCACAGCGTCCGCAGGAACAGG accGAGGGCGTGCGGGTGTCCGTCAACGTCCTCTCGGACCAGAAGGACCAGCCCGTCCTCTTCGTGGTGAGGCAGAAGGAGGCGGTGGTCTCCTTCCAGGTGCCGCTCATCCTCCGGGGCCT gtaCCAGCGGAAATACGCATACCAGGAGGTGAGCCGCACGCTCTGCCAGCCGCAGACCAAGGCCGAGGTGGAGACCCAGCACTTCTACGTGGATGTCTCCACTCTTTCCCTCAACACCTCCTACCAGCTGCGGGTCACCCGCGTGGAGAACTTTGTGCTGCG GACCAATGAAAGGTTCAGCTTCAATGCCACGGCCGCCCAGCCGCAG TACTTCAAGTACGAGTTCCCCGAGGATGTGGACTCGGTGATCGTGAAGGTGACCTCAGCCATGGCCTTCCCCTGCTCTGTCATCTCCATCCAGGACATCCTG TGCCCCGTCTACGACCTGGACAACAACGTGGCCTTCATCGGGATGTACCAGACCATGACCAAGAAGGCGGCCATCACGGTGCAg AAGAAGGATTTCCCCAGCCATAGCTTCTacgtggtggtggtggtgaagACGGAGGACGAGGCGTGCGGGGGGGCTCTGCCCTACTACCCCCTCTCCAAGAACTCCTCTCCAG ATGAGCCCGTGGATCAGCACAACCGGCAGAAGATGCTGGAGGTGATGGTGTCACCTGCCATCACCT CCGAGGCCTATGTGCGCAGCGTGCTCTTCTGCCTCGGCATCTTCCTCTCCTTCTACATCCTCACGCTGCTCATCgcctgctgggagagctgccg GCAGCACAAGAGGAAGGGGCTCCTGGCAGCCATGGATTCGCCCAGCCTGGACACAG CGTCACTCCTGG GCCACTCCCGCGGCATCCCCGACTCCTTCCTGAACCACGGCCCCTACGACAGCTACGGTTACGGCTCCTTCG GGAAcggctcctccagcagcaccgAGGGCATCACAGACAGCCTGGGCTCAGCAGAAGTCTCCTACAGTTACGTGG GGGAGCGGTCCCTGGAGAACGTGGCCAGCCGGCCGCGCCTGGACTCGCTCAGCTCCGTGGAGGAGGATGACTACGACACGCTGGCCGACATCGACTATGACAAGAACGTCATCCGCACCAAG CAATACCTGTGCGTGGCCGACCTGGCGCGCAAGGACAAGCGCGTGCTGCGGAAGAAGTACCAGATTTATTTCTG GAACATCGCCACCATCGCCGTCTTCTACGCCCTGCCCGTCATCCAGCTCGTCATCACCTACCAGACG GTGGTGAATGTCACTGGCAACCAGGACATCTGCTACTACAACTTCTTGTGTGCCCACCCGCTGGGGAACCTCAG CGCCTTCAACAACATCCTCAGCAACCTGGGCTACGTGCTGCTGGGTCTGCTCTTCCTGCTGATCATCCTGCAGCGCGAGATCAACTACAACCGCGCGCTGCTGCGCAACGACGCCCACGCCCTG GAGTGTGGCATCCCCAAGCACTTTGGGCTCTTCTACGCCATGGGCACTGCCCTCATGATGGAGGGGCTGCTCAGCGCCTGCTACCACGTCTGCCCCAACTACACCAACTTCCAGTTTG ACACCTCCTTCATGTACATGATCGCGGGGCTCTGCATGCTGAAGCTCTACCAGAAGCGTCACCCGGACATCAACGCCAGCGCCTACAGCGCCTACGCCTGCCTGGCCCTCGTCATCTTCTTCTCTGTGGTGGGCGTG GTCTTTGGCAAGGGGAACACGGCCTTCTGGATCGTCTTCTCCGTCATCCACATCGTGGCCAcgctgctgctgagcacccaGCTGTACTACATGGGGCGCTGGAAGCTGG acTCGGGCATCCTGCGCAGGATCCTGCACGTGCTGTACACGGACTGCGTGCGGCAGTGCAGCGGGCCCATGTACGTG GACCGAATGGTGCTCCTGGTCATGGGGAACATCATCAACTGGTCGCT CGCTGCCTACGGCCTCATTGTCCGCCCCAATGATTTTGCTTCCTACCTGCTGGCCATCGGCATCTGCAACCTCCTCCTCTACTTCGCCTTCTACATTATCATGAAG ctCCGCAGTGGCGAGCGCATCAAGCTCATCCCCCTGCTCTGCATCATCAGCACCTCCGTGGTCTGGGGCTTCgccctcttcttcttcttccaggGGCTCAGCACCTGGCAG AAAACACCAGCTGAATCCCGGGAGCACAACCGTGACTGCATCCTGCTCGACTTCTTTGACGACCACGAcatctggcatttcctctcctccatcGCCATGTTCGGCTCCTTCCTG GTGCTGCTGACGCTGGACGATGACCTGGATTGTGTCCAGCGGGACAAGATCTACGTCTTCTag